One Desulfomicrobium apsheronum genomic window, TCGGATAGAGTTTTCGGCGCGGTCATGGGCGTTTCATCCTGGCCACAATCGCCAGATGCCCGATGTTTTCTGAATGTTCCCTGAACAACCTTGAGGGCGTCAGGCAGTTTTTTTCTTCCTTTCATGATATTTTTCTCCGAAAGGGGCTTTTTACCCCCCAATTTTGGCCAGACAAAAGAAATAGAGCCTACGACGGTCTCCGGGGCGAAGCCGGGAAGATTTGATGCCCCCCTCCCCCTGCCCCAGATAGCCGCCCTGCATCCTGAGCGCCCGCGTGCCGCGTCCCAGACAGAGGGAGAGGGTCTTGCTCATGCCTTCAGCCCCACCTCTCAGCGGGGCTTCTGACGCTTCTTGCGGGCTGTTGGCTTGGTCAGGCCCATATCCTGCTTGACGCCAGCCACATGCCGCCACGAGCACTCGAGTCTTTCGGCTATCTCGTTGTGCGAAAGGCCCGCCTCAATCAGCGGGATGATTTGCGCCTTGAGCGTCGGGGCCTTGTCCTTGCCTGGCAGGGAAACGTTCATCCCGCCGAACTCGGCTTGCAGCACCTCGAAGGCCACCGCGCCCACCACTGCCTCGATGGCCTGGCCCGCGCCTTTGCGTTTGGGGATGTAGAGGGACAAACCGCCGAACCTGGCCAGTAGCCAGGCGGCGCACTCGGGGCCGATCAGGGCTTCAAGATCAACGCGTGAAATTGTGACTGCCATGAGCTATTTCTCCCTGCGCGTCTGCGCTGCTTTCAGTTCCTCGATGATGGCCCGGAGCTTCGTTATCTCAGTCCACAATTCCCGCGTCCTTGCGTCGATGGCGCTGTCGAGCACCCGCACCTCATCTTCCAGATTATCCAAGCGTTCTGATGTATCAGCCTTCATGCTCCACCTCCGGTAACTCGTTGACTACTCGGGAAAGGAATGCTGCCTGGTCGCGTGACGGTAGAGAGCGAAATGCTCGCAATAGGCCACTGACGTGCTCAGCGTTCCACCATGGCATCCCGATTGAACCACCTCCAAGCATGAGAAAGAACCCGTCCTTCTCGGCTAGGCGGGCGTCCGTCCAAAGGGTCAAGAGGCACTGTCTCACTGCCGCCATGTCGCACCTCCCTTGCCCGGTTGCGGATGGCAGATTGCGCAGATGCGCAGACCATGGTCTGAGGTCCAGAACTCACGGTGCCGGGCGTAGCCGGTCGGACATTCCCATGGGTCGGATGATGGAGCGGGAGAGCCCGTAGGCCCTCCGGTCAGTTCGTTGAGGATGGCGGTCTTGTGCTCGCGGACAAGATGCACGACGGCGTTGACGGCGGCCTGGTCGCCGCTGAGCTTCAACGCACCGTCAAGGGCGGTCAGGGTCACGCCGTAGGATTCGATTTTGCGGATGATGGAGGCGGCGTTCATAAAACCATCTCCACAAATGTCCCGGTCCGGTCACCATGGGGGGCGGGACACGGGACACACCCCTTAGGGTGGTGTCCCGGGTGTCCCGGCAAAAACCCTCCCTGGCGGGACAATGTCCCGGTTGTGTCCCGGCAATGTCCCGTGTCCCGGTTGGATTCATTCAGGACATAGAAGTCGTTGGTCACGGCAAGGATTCCAGCCTCTACCAAGTCCTTCCTCGCCCGCAAAAAAGACTTCTTTTTGGCCTCGGACGTGTCGGCGGTTGATGCGCAGTAAAAATGCTCCCGCCATGTATCAAGCTGCACTCCGGCTTCGCCCTCGGTGTTTCCCAAGGCCGCCATGAATGTTTCGAGCCCGAGCTTCATTCCTGGGGAGAGGCGGCGCTCTTTTTGCGATGGAGCGAAATCCGGGACAATCACGCACGACGTGATGGGGTCGCCGTCTTCATCTTCCCCGAGGGTCACCACATCACGCTTGAAGAAATACTCCCCGCCGCCGGGTCCGTCTTTGACCTTCCGGGCTGTCCACATGAAGCGGTCACCCTTGGCCACGACCTCGATGTTGCCGTCCAGCGCTGCGAACAACGAGGAATGGCCACGGATGCCTCTAGATTCGTCTTTGCCCGGATGCGCCACAAAGGCCACGAGCCCGGATGTCCTGCGCTCAATCTCCTTTGCGCCGTTGATGATGAGGCCCATGTCAACCGAGCCGTTTTCCTCGGCACCTGGGGCACACCTGTTGAGCGTGTCGATGATGACCACCGCGCCGTCAGGGATGATGGCCGTCAATCCGTCGATGTCCTGGGGCTCGCGGATGTCAAAGGTGTCTTTTACGAGAAAGAGTTGGTCCGGGATGATGCGGCCATGATGCTGCTCCCATGCTTGGACGCGGCGCTTGAATCCGGCCTCCCCCTCAAGGCAGACATAGACCACCGGACGCTGTTTCACCCGGTGCCCGAAGAACTTCCGGCCCTCGGCAATGTGGCATCCCATATCAAAGGCCAGGAATGATTTGCCGACCGTCGAGAGGCCATGGATGACCACGAGACCGCGTGTGGGGAAGATGAGCTTGATAATCCATTCTGGGTCGGACAGGGCCATGATGCCGTCACGGTTCAAGAGTTGGAAGCGGGGGGCGGGCTCGGCCTTTTTCACCTCTTCCAGATAGTAAACCTGACCACCATGTGCGTGAGAGAATACGCGGGCGTCGCCGTCGTTGAGGATGATTAAACCGATACGGTCATCATTCCCATAGGACGGCTCTAGAGGGTCAGCACACCGCGCACCGTCGTATTTCTCGCGGTTCGCCAGCACCTCTTCCACGGTCACGGATTGACCGTCCTTCAGGTAGAGGATGAATTCTTTATGAAGGATGCTCGTTGCCGCTGCTGCTGCAAGTTGGGTCCGTGTCGCCTGCGCTTCCTTGGGATGCGTTGCGCTGGTCTTGCCCTCCCGGGCCAGTTCGGCGTCCACACGACTGTCAAGCCACTGCTCCCGGATGCGGGCGGCCTCGGGTCTCGCCTTCTCCTTGGCGGCCTGCACGAGCCGGTGCAGTTCGGCTTCCTGCTTCGTCGTGAGAGGCGGGAGAGCCCGCCTTGTATCCAAGGGCGGGGCGTCGTTATTGCGCACCTCAGGCGCGGGCCTGCGCTGTTCCAGGGGCGGTTCACATGCCGCACCCGCCGCGAAGTCCAGGCGCTCGCCTTGCCATACGGCGGCGTCGAGAGGACCGTCCTCTTTCATGGTTCCGGCGGCGGTGATTTGGATGTAGCCATGCCCGGCCAGGGACAATTTATTGACCAGAACCTTGCCTGCCCGGGGGATGTCGGAAGCGTCGGAAACGAAAACGTAGATGCGCAGACCGCGGGCACCTACCAACTGTTCGCCGGTCTCGCTGTTCCAGATATGCGAGCTTGCGGAATCGCAAATAAGCATCGGGGCGCGGGCGAACTCGGGGCAGACACTGATAATCAGG contains:
- a CDS encoding AAA family ATPase gives rise to the protein MNTQIKNPAGGPGFKVGAEVIQQPQENLEAISQNCQEKTEPVVISRYTSGDTLTKSFSLVDGKLVKRPGGHMTSGQVERVTVACPEDLAGKVLNLTTHQALGFGLSAHNIARIVAQGMLDRIPQNASMPVIARTAQNITFTKGKPGVLMADVDAPKDGRPPLTREQALALIISVCPEFARAPMLICDSASSHIWNSETGEQLVGARGLRIYVFVSDASDIPRAGKVLVNKLSLAGHGYIQITAAGTMKEDGPLDAAVWQGERLDFAAGAACEPPLEQRRPAPEVRNNDAPPLDTRRALPPLTTKQEAELHRLVQAAKEKARPEAARIREQWLDSRVDAELAREGKTSATHPKEAQATRTQLAAAAATSILHKEFILYLKDGQSVTVEEVLANREKYDGARCADPLEPSYGNDDRIGLIILNDGDARVFSHAHGGQVYYLEEVKKAEPAPRFQLLNRDGIMALSDPEWIIKLIFPTRGLVVIHGLSTVGKSFLAFDMGCHIAEGRKFFGHRVKQRPVVYVCLEGEAGFKRRVQAWEQHHGRIIPDQLFLVKDTFDIREPQDIDGLTAIIPDGAVVIIDTLNRCAPGAEENGSVDMGLIINGAKEIERRTSGLVAFVAHPGKDESRGIRGHSSLFAALDGNIEVVAKGDRFMWTARKVKDGPGGGEYFFKRDVVTLGEDEDGDPITSCVIVPDFAPSQKERRLSPGMKLGLETFMAALGNTEGEAGVQLDTWREHFYCASTADTSEAKKKSFLRARKDLVEAGILAVTNDFYVLNESNRDTGHCRDTTGTLSRQGGFLPGHPGHHPKGCVPCPAPHGDRTGTFVEMVL